The proteins below are encoded in one region of Pseudomonas sp. SCB32:
- a CDS encoding cytosine permease, which yields MAPQRNGESGRPTIEARSIDYVPRAERHGKVWHQGPFWFSGNFVFLTLMVGFVGPGMGLSILWSVLAVVAGAGFGTLFMALHANQGPKMGLPQMIQSRAQFGSRGAIVPFAATLFVYVGFIVFGVILVTQALQLVLPGSKWFWYPMLIAVSIVIAVFGHDLLHFVQRWLTYLLIAVFSIVTIMAITALPAASPAPVEAGWNTTAFLVQLSLAAGYNISYSVYVSDYSRYLPEDSSSSRLICWTYLGAAASAAWLMSLGAVLASYIPGADGIVSLVQTGDYFFKGFGTLVVLVGAVAQLSVTGINSYGAMLTGISAVDGFSPVRPTIRLRVTGLTIVGLVSLLVALALPEAYMASFNGFVLLMLYFLIPWTAVNLVDFYAIRKGEYAITEIFNPHGVYGRWAWRGVLAYAVGFVAMIPFFSIPFFVGPAAQALGGADIAFIPGLLIAGGMYYLLARNLERSAEISAQRQSQMLLERVSG from the coding sequence ATGGCACCTCAACGCAACGGCGAGTCAGGCAGACCCACAATCGAAGCCCGCTCAATCGACTATGTGCCGCGGGCAGAAAGGCACGGGAAGGTCTGGCATCAGGGCCCCTTCTGGTTCAGTGGCAACTTCGTGTTTCTCACCCTGATGGTCGGCTTTGTTGGCCCGGGCATGGGGCTGAGCATCCTGTGGAGCGTCCTGGCCGTTGTCGCAGGCGCAGGCTTCGGCACATTGTTCATGGCCCTCCACGCCAATCAGGGGCCGAAGATGGGCTTGCCACAGATGATTCAGTCGCGGGCACAGTTCGGCAGCCGCGGGGCCATCGTTCCCTTTGCCGCGACTCTCTTTGTCTACGTGGGCTTTATCGTGTTCGGCGTCATTCTCGTGACCCAGGCGCTGCAATTGGTATTGCCTGGTTCGAAGTGGTTCTGGTACCCGATGCTGATTGCCGTGAGTATCGTCATCGCAGTGTTCGGCCATGACCTGCTGCACTTCGTGCAGCGCTGGCTGACCTATCTGCTGATTGCCGTGTTCAGCATCGTCACCATCATGGCCATCACCGCACTTCCTGCCGCCAGCCCGGCACCGGTAGAGGCCGGGTGGAACACCACCGCGTTCCTGGTGCAACTGTCGTTGGCCGCTGGCTACAACATCAGCTACTCGGTGTATGTCTCCGACTACTCGCGCTACCTTCCCGAAGACTCATCCAGCTCCAGATTGATCTGTTGGACCTACCTGGGCGCTGCGGCTTCTGCGGCCTGGCTGATGTCGCTGGGAGCAGTGCTTGCCAGCTACATACCTGGAGCCGATGGCATTGTTTCGCTGGTGCAGACCGGTGACTACTTTTTCAAAGGTTTCGGCACCCTTGTCGTACTGGTAGGCGCCGTTGCGCAGTTGTCGGTGACAGGCATCAACAGTTATGGCGCGATGCTGACCGGCATCAGTGCGGTCGATGGCTTTAGCCCTGTGCGCCCGACCATCCGGCTGCGGGTGACAGGCCTGACCATTGTCGGCCTGGTTTCACTGCTCGTCGCCCTCGCATTACCCGAAGCCTATATGGCCAGCTTCAACGGTTTTGTACTGCTGATGCTGTATTTCCTGATCCCCTGGACGGCGGTCAACCTCGTCGACTTCTACGCGATTCGCAAGGGCGAATACGCCATCACCGAAATATTCAACCCGCACGGCGTGTATGGCCGTTGGGCCTGGCGTGGGGTGCTCGCCTATGCCGTCGGCTTCGTGGCGATGATTCCGTTCTTCTCCATCCCGTTTTTTGTCGGGCCCGCGGCGCAGGCGCTGGGGGGCGCAGATATCGCATTCATTCCCGGGCTGTTGATTGCGGGCGGTATGTACTACCTGCTGGCACGCAATCTCGAGCGTTCGGCGGAAATTTCCGCGCAACGCCAAAGCCAGATGCTGCTTGAAAGGGTTTCCGGTTAA